The following proteins are co-located in the Ursus arctos isolate Adak ecotype North America unplaced genomic scaffold, UrsArc2.0 scaffold_13, whole genome shotgun sequence genome:
- the GPR6 gene encoding G-protein coupled receptor 6, which translates to MNASASSLNESQVVAVTAEGAAAAATAAGARESGEWGPPAAAALGGGGAANASLELSSQLPAGPPGMLLSAVNPWDVLLCVSGTVIAGENALVVALIASTPALRTPMFVLVGSLATADLLAGCGLILHFVFQYVVPSETVSLLTVGFLVASFAASVSSLLAITVDRYLSLYNALTYYSRRTLLGVHLLLAATWTVSLGLGLLPVLGWNCLAERATCSVVRPLTRSHVALLSAAFFAVFGIMLHLYVRICQVVWRHAHQIALQQHCLAPPHLAATRKGVGTLAVVLGTFGASWLPFAIYCVVGSREDPAVYTYATLLPATYNSMINPIIYAFRNQEIQRALWLLFCGCFQSKVPFRSRSPSEV; encoded by the coding sequence ATGAACGCGAGCGCCTCCTCGCTCAACGAGTCCCAGGTGGTGGCAGTGACCGCCGagggagcggcggcggcggccacaGCGGCAGGGGCGCGGGAAAGCGGTGAATGGGGGCCCCCTGCAGCGGCTGCGctggggggcggcggggcggctAACGCGTCCCTGGAGCTGTCTTCTCAGCTGCCGGCCGGGCCGCCGGGGATGCTGCTGTCGGCGGTGAATCCTTGGGACGTGCTCCTGTGCGTGTCGGGGACGGTAATCGCAGGCGAAAATGCGCTGGTAGTGGCGCTAATCGCGTCCACCCCGGCGCTGCGCACACCCATGTTCGTGCTGGTGGGCAGCCTGGCCACCGCCGACCTGCTGGCGGGCTGCGGCCTCATCCTTCACTTCGTGTTCCAGTACGTGGTGCCCTCAGAGACGGTGAGCCTGCTCACGGTGGGCTTCCTTGTAGCCTCCTTCGCCGCCTCGGTCAGCAGCCTGCTGGCGATCACGGTGGACCGCTACCTGTCTCTCTACAACGCGCTCACCTACTACTCGCGCCGGACCCTGTTGGGCGTGCACCTCCTGCTCGCCGCCACCTGGACGGTGTCCCTAGGCCTCGGGTTGCTGCCAGTGCTGGGCTGGAACTGCCTAGCAGAGCGCGCCACCTGCAGCGTGGTGCGCCCGTTGACACGCAGCCACGTGGCGCTGCTCTCCGCCGCTTTCTTTGCGGTCTTTGGTATCATGCTGCACCTGTACGTGCGCATCTGCCAGGTGGTCTGGCGCCACGCACACCAGATCGCGCTGCAGCAGCACTGCCTGGCGCCTCCCCACCTCGCGGCCACCAGAAAGGGTGTGGGTACGCTGGCTGTGGTGCTGGGCACTTTTGGCGCCAGTTGGCTGCCCTTCGCCATCTACTGCGTGGTAGGCAGCCGCGAGGACCCAGCAGTCTATACCTACGCCACCCTGCTGCCGGCCACCTACAACTCCATGATCAATCCTATCATCTATGCCTTCCGCAACCAGGAGATTCAGCGCGCCCTGTGGCTCCTGTTCTGTGGCTGTTTCCAGTCCAAAGTGCCCTTCCGTTCTAGGTCCCCCAGCGAGGTCTGA